A single Tachypleus tridentatus isolate NWPU-2018 chromosome 9, ASM421037v1, whole genome shotgun sequence DNA region contains:
- the LOC143227091 gene encoding uncharacterized protein LOC143227091 isoform X2, translating to MKADVINIAWQKMCQSKVDKPRKVNKLKECMDSVFKDKLDWLADAIRECEFSKFPHKNYHAHLNEMCKKERKADVQDIKNCIAEKFAAIHEDPENVLAKLIDKCF from the exons ATGAAAGCAGACGTTATTAACATAGCTTGGCAAAAGATGTGTC AGTCGAAAGTGGATAAGCCTCGAAAGGTGAACAAACTGAAAGAATGCATGGACTCAGTTTTTAAAGACAAGTTAGACTGG CTTGCAGATGCAATTCGAGAATGtgaattttcaaaatttcctCACAAGAATTATCATGCACATTTGAATGAAATgtgtaagaaagaaagaaaggctGATGTACAG GATATAAAAAATTGTATCGCTGAAAAATTTGCAGCAATTCACGAGGATCCAGAGAATGTACTGGCTAAACTGATTGATAAGTGTTTTTAA
- the LOC143227091 gene encoding uncharacterized protein LOC143227091 isoform X1 gives MHENNKILNMKALFVTLVVLVTLTLTKGNMIDVGSQIICNKPDKVNAMRKCMESVFKEKSDWLADAIRECEFSKFPHKNYHAHLNEMCKKERKADVQDIKNCIAEKFAAIHEDPENVLAKLIDKCF, from the exons ATGCATGAAAACAACAAGATTCTCAACATGAAAGCTCTATTTGTAACTCTCGTTGTGCTCGTAACCCTAACGTTGACGAAAGGCAACATGATCGATGTAGGCTCTCaaataatatgta ACAAGCCTGACAAAGTAAACGCAATGAGAAAATGTATGGAATCAGTCTTTAAAGAAAAGTCAGATTGG CTTGCAGATGCAATTCGAGAATGtgaattttcaaaatttcctCACAAGAATTATCATGCACATTTGAATGAAATgtgtaagaaagaaagaaaggctGATGTACAG GATATAAAAAATTGTATCGCTGAAAAATTTGCAGCAATTCACGAGGATCCAGAGAATGTACTGGCTAAACTGATTGATAAGTGTTTTTAA